A stretch of the Porifericola rhodea genome encodes the following:
- a CDS encoding WcaI family glycosyltransferase — translation MKILVYGINYYPELTGIGKYTTEMCEWLVQQGHQIEVISALPYYPEWRVHAGYRHKGWHSETINGVKVHRGPFYVPKNVNGYTRLVHEFSFLASSAISWIKKLPRNFDLVLCIYPPLPIGIFPLLAKWLRGTPYVFHIQDLQVDAARQLGIIRREGLLRFLENFERYFMRRADLVTTISEGMKAKVLAKGVAKEKLRLFPNWVDTATLYPYEKEEKDSLKEKYGYNSWDKVVLYSGNIGRKQGLDTLLNTAAMAEERGLDLHFFIVGEGAAKRELLAQKEELRLSHVRFAPLVPKEELPDLLNMADLHVILQKKGATDLVMPSKLSGILACGGVPLVAAEEGSGLRRLIEKEKLGVCADAENEPGLLYALRQYFEQEPAHSYAYHARSYAQQHMSIESLLPRFEAYLYELSGQIVVGEPANSYNTRLGSRF, via the coding sequence ATGAAAATTCTTGTATATGGCATCAACTACTACCCGGAACTGACAGGCATTGGAAAGTATACTACCGAGATGTGCGAATGGCTGGTACAGCAGGGGCATCAGATAGAGGTTATCTCTGCCCTGCCTTATTATCCCGAATGGCGGGTGCATGCCGGCTATCGTCATAAAGGCTGGCATAGCGAAACTATTAATGGGGTAAAGGTCCATAGAGGGCCATTTTATGTGCCCAAAAATGTCAATGGCTATACCCGCCTGGTGCATGAGTTCTCTTTTCTGGCCAGCTCGGCCATATCGTGGATAAAGAAGCTGCCGCGCAATTTTGACCTGGTGCTTTGTATCTACCCACCTTTGCCTATTGGTATATTTCCTCTGCTTGCGAAGTGGCTCAGGGGTACGCCTTATGTGTTTCATATACAGGACTTGCAGGTAGATGCTGCGCGCCAGTTGGGCATCATCCGCCGCGAAGGTTTACTGCGCTTTCTGGAGAATTTTGAGCGTTACTTTATGCGCCGTGCCGATCTGGTCACTACCATTAGCGAAGGCATGAAAGCCAAAGTGCTGGCTAAGGGCGTAGCCAAAGAAAAGCTCAGGCTCTTCCCAAACTGGGTAGATACCGCTACGCTCTACCCTTATGAAAAGGAAGAAAAAGACAGCTTAAAAGAAAAATACGGCTACAATAGCTGGGATAAGGTAGTGCTCTATAGCGGTAATATTGGTCGTAAGCAGGGGCTGGATACCCTGCTCAATACCGCGGCTATGGCAGAAGAAAGGGGGCTGGACCTGCACTTCTTTATCGTAGGAGAGGGTGCAGCAAAAAGAGAGCTGCTGGCACAAAAAGAGGAGCTCAGGCTCAGCCATGTGCGCTTTGCCCCCCTGGTGCCTAAAGAAGAGCTGCCCGACCTGCTCAATATGGCCGATCTGCACGTGATTTTACAGAAGAAGGGGGCCACCGACCTGGTGATGCCCTCCAAGCTGAGCGGCATACTGGCCTGTGGAGGTGTGCCGCTGGTAGCGGCCGAAGAGGGTTCCGGCCTGCGCCGCCTGATAGAGAAAGAGAAGCTTGGTGTTTGTGCCGACGCGGAAAATGAGCCGGGTCTGCTCTATGCTTTGCGGCAGTATTTTGAGCAGGAGCCCGCACATAGCTATGCTTACCATGCCCGTAGCTATGCCCAGCAGCATATGAGCATAGAAAGTCTGCTGCCTCGCTTTGAGGCTTACCTCTATGAGCTAAGCGGGCAGATTGTAGTAGGGGAGCCGGCAAACAGCTATAATACCCGATTAGGCTCTCGTTTTTAG
- a CDS encoding nucleoside-diphosphate sugar epimerase/dehydratase translates to MLSVKPTYSRMCTLILALPDLLFFALWCSLQAYEGLPPWMYTPPAASYMLFLCWLCFSYCLGLYRPDKIISKKRLALRTLAAMAGEGLVLHFLLGLGLLSREESGILFFCILLLAAGLGARLCLLLAYSRLSAKEKSCKRFVILGYTPESRMLKEYLCHSAHSHHFLGYFDDTYNSPVVNGRLEAVQQFCLNNQVNEIYICGGSADYLQKMYDFANRQFIYLYYLHPGRLPQKRVQHLALEEDLSVLWYKPSLRRQWLSRWRTPTTPKGRLTTITH, encoded by the coding sequence ATGCTCAGTGTAAAGCCTACTTATTCCCGGATGTGCACCCTGATATTGGCACTTCCCGATCTGCTCTTCTTTGCCCTCTGGTGTAGTCTACAGGCATATGAAGGGCTGCCTCCCTGGATGTATACCCCTCCGGCAGCCAGCTATATGCTGTTCCTCTGCTGGTTGTGTTTTTCCTACTGCCTGGGACTGTACCGTCCCGATAAGATTATCTCCAAAAAACGGCTGGCGCTGCGTACCCTTGCCGCTATGGCCGGAGAGGGGCTGGTGCTGCACTTCCTGTTGGGCCTCGGTCTGCTAAGCAGAGAGGAGTCCGGTATACTTTTCTTCTGTATACTGCTGCTGGCAGCCGGACTGGGAGCCAGGCTATGCCTGCTGCTGGCCTACAGCCGCCTTTCGGCCAAAGAGAAAAGCTGCAAACGCTTTGTCATATTAGGCTATACTCCGGAGAGCCGTATGCTCAAAGAGTACCTCTGCCATAGCGCCCATAGTCATCATTTTCTGGGTTATTTTGATGATACCTACAACAGCCCGGTAGTCAATGGCAGACTGGAGGCAGTACAACAATTCTGCCTCAACAATCAGGTGAACGAAATTTATATCTGCGGTGGCAGTGCCGACTATCTACAGAAGATGTACGACTTTGCCAATCGTCAGTTTATCTATCTGTATTATCTGCATCCGGGGCGGCTGCCCCAAAAGCGAGTGCAGCATCTGGCACTGGAAGAAGACCTTTCGGTGCTCTGGTATAAGCCCTCATTACGACGGCAGTGGTTGAGCCGCTGGCGTACGCCTACGACACCCAAAGGAAGACTAACAACCATTACTCATTAG
- a CDS encoding DNA-binding domain-containing protein yields MSLKYYLVDNTLTSDPNDFRAVTLSGNSNNMEDIIEMMMHRSVGISKGETTSVIEELFLAMEFLLKRGESITTPLFKISPVISGVFEDNLEAFDSQKHKIKIKVSAGTRLSKISQEVSVERVDAKVSTPIVHTFLDMDSNIKDKMLTSGQPGRVFGSKLKFDANDPQQGIFLTHVGSGTETKADFILDNMPKTITFIIPDGLPVGDYQLELRSTMGGANLRKGILRTLLNIS; encoded by the coding sequence ATGAGTTTGAAGTATTACCTGGTGGATAACACCCTGACGTCCGATCCTAACGATTTTCGGGCAGTAACCCTGAGTGGCAACAGCAATAACATGGAGGATATCATTGAGATGATGATGCACCGCTCAGTAGGCATATCCAAAGGAGAAACCACCTCTGTGATAGAGGAATTATTTTTAGCGATGGAGTTTCTGCTCAAAAGAGGAGAAAGCATTACTACACCTTTGTTTAAGATCAGTCCGGTAATCAGTGGGGTATTTGAAGACAATCTGGAAGCCTTTGACAGCCAGAAGCATAAGATCAAGATTAAAGTAAGTGCCGGAACCCGCCTGAGCAAGATTTCTCAGGAGGTAAGTGTAGAAAGGGTAGACGCTAAAGTCAGTACTCCTATAGTGCACACTTTTCTGGATATGGACAGCAATATTAAAGACAAGATGCTGACTTCCGGTCAGCCGGGCCGTGTCTTTGGCAGCAAGCTTAAGTTTGACGCTAACGATCCTCAGCAGGGCATATTCCTGACACATGTGGGTTCAGGTACAGAAACCAAGGCAGATTTTATTCTGGACAATATGCCCAAAACCATTACTTTTATCATTCCTGATGGGCTGCCTGTAGGCGACTATCAACTGGAATTACGCTCTACTATGGGTGGAGCTAACTTAAGGAAAGGCATACTGCGCACGCTGCTCAACATCAGCTAA